The DNA sequence GCGGCGCGGTACTGGGCGTGTTGCTGGTGTACGCCGGGTTGGCGGCCGCCGCCGGTCCGGTCGAGGCGCGATACGGATTCGCGCTGGGCATGTCCGGGCTCGCGCGTACCGAGTGGATCTTCCTCGGCATGGTCGTAGTCGCAGGGACGCTGGTCGGCCTCGTGCCCGCGTGGAAGGCATATCGCAGTTCGCTGGCCGATGGGCTCAGCGTGAAGGTGTAAGCGCAGGTCGTGATTCTCACACGCAAGGAGACGTTCGTGTTCGCTCGTGCACTCATGCTCGTGGCGCTTGCCGCGCCGCTGCTGTCGGCCCAAACGCCGGCGGGACAGGCCCGGCCGCCGATGGGCAGCCGCAATCCGATGGCCGACCCGATCAACGTCGAGGCCGTGCCTGCCTACATCCGTCGCACGCCGCCGAGCGATGCGACCATCCAGCGCATCTGGGACGAAGGCATGAACCGCTCGCAAGCGATGTCGCTGGCGCAGCAGTTCCTCGATCCGATCGGGCAGCGACTCACGGGCTCGCCGGAGAGCGAGCGCGCGCAGGACTGGCTGGTGAAGACGTATCAGGGCTGGGGCGTGACGGCGCGCAAGGAGCGCTACGGCACTTGGCTCGGATGGAAGCGCGGTGTGACGCACGTGGACTTGATCTCGCCGCGTATCCGTTCGCTGGAGGCGCACGCGCTGGCGTACAGCCCGGGCATGCGTCGGCCGGCGGAGGGCGAGGTGATCGCGTGGCCGGAAGGCATCTCGACGCCGGCGGAGTTCGATGCGTGGCTTCCGAACGTGCGCGGCAAGTTCTTCCTGCGCAGCGTTCCGCGCCTCAGCTGCCGCTCGCCGGGCCAGTGGGCCGAGTTCGGCACGCCCGAGGAACGCGCCCGCGTCGACTCGATGCAGAACCAGATGCAGCTCGCTTGGAATCAGCTGAACGTCGCGATGAGCGGCGGACGCAGCATCTGGGAGAAGCTCAAGGCGGCAGGCGCGCTCGGCGTGTTCGAGTCGCAGTGGTCGAACTACCCCGGCATCCAGAAGATCTTCGGCTCGCCGCTGCAGAGCGTCCCGTCGTTCGCGATCGGCTGCGAGGATTACGGCCTGCTCTTCCGCATGGCACGCGCCGGTCAGGGCCCGCGCGTGCGCGCCTTCACCGACAGTGAGTTGCTCGGAGAGCGTCCGGTGTTCAACGTCGTCGCAGAGATCCGCGGCAGCGAGAAGCCCGAGGAGTACGTGCTGCTGTCGGCCCACTTCGACTCGCACTCGTCGGCCTCCGGCGCCACGGACAACGGCACGGGCACCGTGACGATGCTCGAAGCGCTGCGCATCCTGCGCCAGGTGTATCCGAATCCCAAGCGGACGATCCTCGTCGGCCACTGGAATGGCGAAGAGCAGGGCCTCAACGGCTCGCGCGCGTTCAGCGAGGATCATCCGGAGGTCGTGAACGGCCTGCAGGCGCTGTGGAACCAGGACAACGGCACCGGCCGCGTCGTGAACCTGAGCGCCGGTCCCTTCCCGGGCGCCGCGGGCCGCATCGAGCAGTACCTCGGCCAGCTCCCGAGCGAGATCACCCAGTGGATTCGCTTCCAGCCCACGGGCGGCCAGGCGACGGGCGGTACGGACCACGCCAGCTTCGTGTGCCACAAGGCGCCGGCGTTCAACCTCGGCGCGTTGCCGTGGGACTATTCGTTCACGACGTGGCATACCGACCGCGACACGTACGACAAGATCGTGGAGTACGATCTCAAGAACAACGCGACGCTTGTCGCGATGTTGGCGTACCTCGCGAGCGAGGATCCGCAGCGCATGCCGCGGGATGTGATGGATCCGCTGCCGGGTGGGCCGAACGGGCAGCCGCGTGCGTGGCAGGCGTGCAATCCGGCGCGGCGGTCGTCGGAGGGTGCGACGCGGTAAGGGACGCTCACGCAGTGGGACGGCCTCTCCGGCACACGCCGGGGAGGCCGTTTTCTTTCATATTATGTACACGGTGAGGGGGCCGATTGTACCCTAGGTGTAATGACCTAGCACGTTGTTGACAGGTAGAGGGCGAGTCGCTGGGCCGGGGTGCGATCGCCGAGCGCGCTGTGGCGGCGCTCGGTGTTGTAGAAGGAGAGATAGTGCGGGAGCGCGCGGGTCCGCCAGCCGGAGCGGCCGTACGGGCGTTCATAGGCCCACTCCGCGAGCAGCGTGCGGATGAAGCGCTCCGCCTTGCCGTTCGTCTGCGGCCGATACGGGCGCGTGAAGCGCTGGCCGACGCCGAGCGTGAGCGCCTGCTCCGCGAAGGGGAGCGCGCGGTAGCAGCTGCCGTTGTCGGTGAGGATGCGCTCGACGACGATGCCGAGCGCCGCGTACCAGGCGACCGCGCGCGCGAGGAAGGCCGCCGCGGTCGGTGCCGTCTCGTCAGGCAAGACCTCGACGTACGCGATGCGCGTGTGGTCGTCGATGGCGACGTGCACGAACTCCCAGCCGCGTCCGCGCGTGCGGCGGGTGCGGTCCCCGTGGATGCGGTGCCCGACGACGCCGATGCGCCCGAGCTTCTTGACGTCGAGGTGCACGAGCTCGCCGGGCCGCGCCCGTTCGTAGCGCACGAGGCGCCGCGGGGGCTCGACACGCGGCAGGCGCCCGAGCCCCAGGCGGCGCAGCTCGCGGCCGACGCTCGAGAGTGGCAGGCCCGTGTGCTGCGCGATGCGGCGGCTCGACCACCGCTGCCGCCGCCGCTTGAGGATCTGCCGGCGGTAGCGGCGCTTCAGGCGCGTCGGCGAGTGATGCGGCCGCGACGAGCGCGTCTCGACCTCCGCGCGGCGGCGCAGCCACTTGTAGATGGTCTGCCGCGACACACCGAAGGCGCGGGCGACCTGGGCGACGGGCGTACCGGCCCACACGCGGCGGCAGGCCTCCCGTCGCGCGTACGGGGTGAGTCGTGCATTCTTGTGGGTGTTCACAGGGCCTCTGGCGTTGCCGGTTGCGTGTCTCGACAACCCCAGCTTGGTGAGGCTACGCCCTGTGAACAACCTCCTGAGCAATAAGACCTAGGCCACTATCTATTCGCCGTACTTGCCTACACTGTCTCCATATGACTAATGACACGATCGTCTACCGGGTTGATGCAGACGATCGCATTGTCTCTGTCAGTTCCGCGTGGGACCCGTTCGCCATCGCGAACAACGGGCGCGAGGTCACGGCCTCATCGGTCTTGGGAAAGAATCTCTTCGAGTTCATCGGGGACAGGACCACGCGGCACATCTACCGGCAGATGCTGGCCCGCATCAGGGCCGGCGGAAATCTCCGCTATCGGTACCGCTGCGACTCGCCGGATTGCCGGCGACTCATGGAGATGCAGATCGTCGCCACGGCCGAGAAGGGCGGGGTCGAGTTCCGCTCGGTGACCGTGGAAGAGCATCCGCGCACCCCGATGGTGGTGCCGCAGGCCGACGGCGCCTTGGATCCGGACCCAGAGGAGCTCCAGCGCGCCTGCGGATGGTGCAATCGCCTTGATGTCGATGGCACCTGGATGGAGATCGAAGACGCGCTGCCGCGACTGCGGTTGCTCGAACGCGCATCTCCCCCGACGGTGACCCACGGCATCTGCGAGGACTGCCTTGCGCGGATGACGGAAGAGCTAGAGTTCGCGACGGGGGCATGACCCCGCGGCCGCATTAACGCGGCTCGCCCGTCTGGCGTATCTTCCATAGGATGCGCCCCCCCTTCGCGACCGCACGCCTCGCCCGCCGAGCGCTCTTCGCCATCCTGCTGCTCGGGGTAGCTGGCACGCTCGCGGAGCTCCTGCTCCTCAAGCACTTCGAGGACATCTGGCAGTTCGTGCCCGTCACCTTGCTGGGCGGCGCCCTCGCGCTGCTCATCCTGAATGCACTGACCGACGTTAGGCCGGCACGTCTCGCCCTTGATGGCGTCATGGCCCTGTGCATCGCCGCCGGCGTCGTCGGCCTCGCGATGCACCTCTCGGGCAATATCGAATGGGAGCTCGAGCGCGCCCCCGAGCTCACCGGCTGGCCGCTCCTCCGCGACGCCCTCATGGGCGCCACCCCGTCGCTCGCTCCGGGCGCCATGATCCAGCTCGGCCTCATCGGCCTGCTGCACGGCTACCTGCGCCACCGCGAGCTTCAGCCGACCTCACCATCCTCACCGGAGTCCTGATATGTCGCGGTTCATCGTTGCTGCCGCTGCCCTGCTGCTCACCGTCGTCTCGACCGCCGAGGCCCAGTTGGGCCGGCAGCGCGACCGGCTCGTCGAGCCGAACATCGCCGCGGACAGCACGATGCTGGCGCTGCCGTACCTCACGCCGACGATCGTCGAGGCCATCAAGGCCGCGCGGCCGATCCTGAGCATCGTGACCCTCGATAGCATCCTGACCGCGCAGCGCCTCACCAAGCCGCAGCGCGACTCACTGTACCGCCGGATGTTCGTGCACGTGGACTTGAACCGCGGCACCGACGCCGAGTTCCTGCTGATCCCCGGTGCCGGGCCGCGCATGCTGCGAGAATTCAAGGAGTACCGGCCGTGGACCTCGTACGCGCAGTTCGAGCGCGAGATTGGCAAGTACGTGCGCAATGTGCCCGGCGAAGTCGAGCGCCTCGAGCAGTACACGTTCATCGCCTTCGATCTGAACACAGCGACTGACGAGATCATGGCGACCTTCGCGCCGATTGCCGTCGGGACGCCGCGCTGGATCCGCGAATTCAAGGAATACCGGCCGTGGACCTCGCAGGCGCAGTTCGAACGGGAGATCGGGAAGTACGTCCGGCGCAATCCGACGGAAGTCGCGCGGCTCTGGCGGTATGCGATCATCCGCTGACCGGCGCTAGCCGCGCGCACCGCGGGACGGGGGCCGCACGCTTGCAGGCGTGCGGCCTTTGTCGTCTCTTTATGCGCATGAGCCAGCTTGCCGAGTTCCGTAGGTCTCCCCTGGGAAGGGCCGTGGCGTCTGCCGCCATCTTCGCGGCCTTCGGCGTCACGGTGCGGTACGTCTGGGGCGCCTTCGATCCAGAGATGCAATCGTGGTCGATGGTCGCCGCCGCGCCGCTGCTGGGACTGGTCACGTACCTGCAGGCCGTGGGCAAGCCCCGCCAGCTCGGGCGCTTCTTCGTCGGATTCGGAATCCTCGGGATCCTCTTCTGGACGGTCGCGATCGCCATCGGCACGCTGCCGGTCGAAGCGCGCATCGATTGGTTCTGGGTTGCGATCATCTCTGCCTTCCCCGCGGCGTGCCTCGTCCTCGGATTCCGCGAGTTGAGGAAGTCCTCGACGAACACCGCGCCCACCCAGTGAGCCTGCGGCCTCGTTTACGGCTAGAGCGATGCTCGCGATAGCGCGCCTCTCGGCCCTGCTGGTGGCCCTACTCCACGTCTACATCCTCGTCCTTGAGATGTTCTGGTGGGAGACCCCGCGCGGACGCCGCGCGTTCGGCACGACACCGGAGTTCGCGGCGCAGACCCGCGTGCTCGCCGCCAACCAAGGGTTCTACAACGGCATCCTGGCCGCAGGCCTCCTCTGGGGCCTGTGGCTCGGCGCCGCGGGTGAATCCGTCGTCGTGTTCTTCCTGGTCGCGGTAATCGCCGCCGGCATCTTCGGCGCCGCGACAGCCAATCGACGCATCCTGTTCATCCAGGCGCTCCCCGCCGCCATCGCCCTCGCCCTCACGCTGCTCTCATGAAGCGCATCCTCATCGCCATCGTCGTGCTCGGTCTCGCGCTGTTCGGTGTGCTCGCGGCCAATGCCCTGCGTGTCCCGGCGCCCGCTGCCGCGTCGGGGGCGTCCGACGCCATCGCCATTGACGTCGCGGCAGCCGCCGAGCGCTTGGCTGTCGCGGTGCGCTTCCCCACCGTGAGCGTGCAAAGCGGCGCGCCGATCGACACCGCAGAGTTCCGCGCGCTCTACGCGCACTTCGAGCGCGCGTATCCCGCGGCGCACGCCGCCATGCGCCGCGAGACGATCGGGGAGCTCTCCCTCCTCTACACCTGGCCCGGCAGCGACTCCACCGCAGCTCCCGTCGTGCTGATGGGCCACGTTGACGTCGTTCCAGTCACGGACGAGAATCGCGCCGAGTGGCTGCACGGCCCCTTCGACGGCACCATTGCAGACGGGTTCGTGTGGGGTCGCGGGACGCTCGACGACAAGGTCACAGTCGTGTCGATCCTTGAAGCGGTAGAGCAAATGGCGGCGGCTGGCCTGCGACCGGCGCGGACCGTGTATCTCGCCTTCGGCCACGACGAGGAAGTCGGTGGTCTCCACGGCGCACGGCGCATCGTCGATACGCTGGTCGCACGAGGCGTTCGTCCTGCGCTGGTGTTGGACGAGGGCGGGTTCATGACCTCCGGCGCGATTCCCGGCGTTGAAGGCGTGGCGGCAATCGTCGGCATCGCCGAGAAGGGCTATCTCTCGCTCACGCTGACGTCGCGGGCCAGCGGTGGACACTCGTCCATGCCGCCGACGCGCACGGCGGTCGGGGCGCTCAGCGCCGCCATCGATCGGCTGATGGCGAACCCGTTCCCCGCGTCGCTCGACGGCCCGACGGCGCAGATGATGACGGCGATGGCGCCGTACGTGCCGTTTGGCCAGCGCCTCGTGCTGGCCAACCTCTGGCTCACGGAGCCGTTGGTCATCCGGTCGTTGCAAGGCACGCCACTGGGCGGCGCCCTCACGCGTACGACAACGGCGCCGACGATGCTGAACGCCGGGGTCAAGGACAACGTGCTGCCACCTGAAGCGACGGCGGTGGTCAACTTCCGCATCCGACCCGGCGAGACCCGCGAGACCGTCATCGCGCGCGTGCGCGAGATCGTGAACGACACCATGATCGCCATCGCGCCGCGCGACTCCGCAACCGCCGATCCCTCAGCGGTCTCGCGCACCGACGTGCCGGCATACCAGCTGATCGAGCGCACCATTCGTGCAATGGTGCCGGATCGCAGCGTTCCGGTCCTGCCCTACCTCGTCATGGGCGGCACGGATGCCAAGTTCTGGAGTGCGCACTCCGACCGTGTCTACCGATTCCTTGCCGTGCCTCTCGGGGAGAGCGACGTCGCCCGCGTGCATGGCGTCAACGAGCGCATCGGCATCGAGGCGTTCGGGACGGCGATCGGCTTCTACGCACGGCTGCTCAGGAACCTCGACGGGCTCTAGCGGACCGTAGCGTCGCGGCCGCGACGCAGCAGGAGATCCCCGGCCTGCAGCATCTTCCCGCGCAGGCGAGGCGGATAGCCGGGGTGCTCCTCGAGGAAGCGCCGCAGCGTGTCCGCGGCCGCCGCCGACCGGTGCCCGTCGAGCACCGCGTTCATCCACCGCAGCGGGAAGAAGATGTCACCCGTCTGCTGGATCTCGAGCACGAGGTCGAGACTCGGACGCAACAGCGGCAGCGATGCCTCCGCACGCAACGGATGGTTCAGGTGCCCGACTGCATCGAGTACCCACGACTCCTGCCGCCGGTTCTCAACCACCTTCAGAGTCTCGAAGAACGCGGTGCGCACCGCCGGGTCCGCGTTCAGTGCCGGCCGCACGAAGGCGAGACGCGCGCGCCGATCCGCATTGGTGATGCGCGAAGCCTCCTCGTCGAGAATCTGCTCCGCATTCGGCAGCCCCCGCAGCGCCAGCGCCTCGGCGAGCGCCGTATACTGCTGTTCGGAGAGCGGCAGGCCCGCCGGCGGCTTCCGCGTGCGCCAGATCTCCTCTAGCCGGGCGACTCCATCCGGAGTCAGCGTGGCGGACGCGATCGTGCTGAAGAAGGCGCCCTTCCGGCCTGGGGTCGGCGCACGCTCGAGCGCCCGCCACAGCCGCCGCTCGACTTCCGGCGCCACGCGCTGCCGCAGGCTGTCATCGAGGAACGACCAGTACGTGAAGCGCAGGAGGCCCAGTACCTGTGAGGCAACGAGCTCCTCGCGTTCCGTATCGATGGCGACGAGTGTCGCGTCCAGCAACGCCGCGGGCTCGAGGACGCCGGCGATCAACTCTTCCTGCAGCGTTTGCCACGCGACGGCGCGATGCAACGCCTCGGGGAGCGTATGCACGCGGTCGAGCAGTGCGCGTCGCGACGCGGAGTCCAGGGCAAAGCGTCCGTACGCAACGCCGTCGGCGCCACCAAGCAGGATGCGCGGCGACTGGATCGGCTCGGGTAACCGCAGGGTCAGGATGTCACCGGCGAAGTTGCCGCGCAGCAGCGCGACCTTCTCGTCCGTGATCAGCGCATAGCTGAGCTGCTGCGGCCACCGGAGGCGGCGATCCGGCCAGGTATCGTTCTGCGTGATATGCAGCGTGCCGTCCTCCACCCACGCCGTCAGCGTCGGGCGCCCGGGCTCTTCCACCCACACGCGGCTCCACGTCGTCACGTCCATCGGGCTGAGCGAGTCGAGCACGGACACCAGGTCCGGCCACGTCGCGTTCCCGAACCGATGCCGGTCGAGATAGATGCGCAGTGCGTCGCGGAAGGTCGTGTCGCCGACCATCGTCTCGAGCTGCTGCATAACGATGGGCGCCTTCTGGTAAATGATGGCGCCGTACAGCGACCCAGCCTCGCGCAGGTTCTCCAGCGGCTGGCGGATCGGATTCGCACCCTGCGTGCGATCCACGCCGTACGCGGCGGGATGGTGTGCCTGGAAGAAGCGCAGACGCTGGTCGACATCCGGGAACGAGGGTCCGACGATCTTCGCCGCCATGAAGTTCGCGAAGACCTCCTTCATCCACACGTCGTTGAACCATTCCATCGTGACGAGGTCGCCGAACCACATGTGCGCCGTCTCGTGCGCGATGAGACTCGCACGGCCCAGCTCCTGCGTGCGGCCGGCGGACTCGTCGAGGAAAAGACTGCCCGCCCGGTACCACACCGCCCCCGGATGCTCCATGCCACCAAACTGGAACGCCGGCACGGCAAAGAAGTCGAACTTGGCGAACGGATAGGGGATTCCCGTGTACTCCTCGAGCCACGCCAGCGCCGCCGCGTGCAGATCGAAGACGGCAGCGG is a window from the Pseudogemmatithrix spongiicola genome containing:
- a CDS encoding DUF1304 domain-containing protein — its product is MLAIARLSALLVALLHVYILVLEMFWWETPRGRRAFGTTPEFAAQTRVLAANQGFYNGILAAGLLWGLWLGAAGESVVVFFLVAVIAAGIFGAATANRRILFIQALPAAIALALTLLS
- a CDS encoding M20/M25/M40 family metallo-hydrolase, with product MFARALMLVALAAPLLSAQTPAGQARPPMGSRNPMADPINVEAVPAYIRRTPPSDATIQRIWDEGMNRSQAMSLAQQFLDPIGQRLTGSPESERAQDWLVKTYQGWGVTARKERYGTWLGWKRGVTHVDLISPRIRSLEAHALAYSPGMRRPAEGEVIAWPEGISTPAEFDAWLPNVRGKFFLRSVPRLSCRSPGQWAEFGTPEERARVDSMQNQMQLAWNQLNVAMSGGRSIWEKLKAAGALGVFESQWSNYPGIQKIFGSPLQSVPSFAIGCEDYGLLFRMARAGQGPRVRAFTDSELLGERPVFNVVAEIRGSEKPEEYVLLSAHFDSHSSASGATDNGTGTVTMLEALRILRQVYPNPKRTILVGHWNGEEQGLNGSRAFSEDHPEVVNGLQALWNQDNGTGRVVNLSAGPFPGAAGRIEQYLGQLPSEITQWIRFQPTGGQATGGTDHASFVCHKAPAFNLGALPWDYSFTTWHTDRDTYDKIVEYDLKNNATLVAMLAYLASEDPQRMPRDVMDPLPGGPNGQPRAWQACNPARRSSEGATR
- a CDS encoding M20 family peptidase, with the protein product MKRILIAIVVLGLALFGVLAANALRVPAPAAASGASDAIAIDVAAAAERLAVAVRFPTVSVQSGAPIDTAEFRALYAHFERAYPAAHAAMRRETIGELSLLYTWPGSDSTAAPVVLMGHVDVVPVTDENRAEWLHGPFDGTIADGFVWGRGTLDDKVTVVSILEAVEQMAAAGLRPARTVYLAFGHDEEVGGLHGARRIVDTLVARGVRPALVLDEGGFMTSGAIPGVEGVAAIVGIAEKGYLSLTLTSRASGGHSSMPPTRTAVGALSAAIDRLMANPFPASLDGPTAQMMTAMAPYVPFGQRLVLANLWLTEPLVIRSLQGTPLGGALTRTTTAPTMLNAGVKDNVLPPEATAVVNFRIRPGETRETVIARVREIVNDTMIAIAPRDSATADPSAVSRTDVPAYQLIERTIRAMVPDRSVPVLPYLVMGGTDAKFWSAHSDRVYRFLAVPLGESDVARVHGVNERIGIEAFGTAIGFYARLLRNLDGL
- a CDS encoding M1 family metallopeptidase codes for the protein MLNRLLRLPLALALGSLVLGCGDAVEPGVARELAQYRARTISDLRYDAHFDIPAEKDSAVTGVVDIAFTLSEARKPLVLDFRAPADHVEEVRLDGASIEPRFVQDHIVLPPRLLETGKHVVSVRFRSTDAALNRNADFLYALFVPDRASTAFPVFEQPDLKATLALTLTVPAAWKAVSNGPLVSRDSSDASRQVLRFAETEPISTYLMTFAAGVLQEETAERDGRRFTMYHRETDSARVRRNAAAVFDLHAAALAWLEEYTGIPYPFAKFDFFAVPAFQFGGMEHPGAVWYRAGSLFLDESAGRTQELGRASLIAHETAHMWFGDLVTMEWFNDVWMKEVFANFMAAKIVGPSFPDVDQRLRFFQAHHPAAYGVDRTQGANPIRQPLENLREAGSLYGAIIYQKAPIVMQQLETMVGDTTFRDALRIYLDRHRFGNATWPDLVSVLDSLSPMDVTTWSRVWVEEPGRPTLTAWVEDGTLHITQNDTWPDRRLRWPQQLSYALITDEKVALLRGNFAGDILTLRLPEPIQSPRILLGGADGVAYGRFALDSASRRALLDRVHTLPEALHRAVAWQTLQEELIAGVLEPAALLDATLVAIDTEREELVASQVLGLLRFTYWSFLDDSLRQRVAPEVERRLWRALERAPTPGRKGAFFSTIASATLTPDGVARLEEIWRTRKPPAGLPLSEQQYTALAEALALRGLPNAEQILDEEASRITNADRRARLAFVRPALNADPAVRTAFFETLKVVENRRQESWVLDAVGHLNHPLRAEASLPLLRPSLDLVLEIQQTGDIFFPLRWMNAVLDGHRSAAAADTLRRFLEEHPGYPPRLRGKMLQAGDLLLRRGRDATVR
- a CDS encoding IS481 family transposase, whose protein sequence is MNTHKNARLTPYARREACRRVWAGTPVAQVARAFGVSRQTIYKWLRRRAEVETRSSRPHHSPTRLKRRYRRQILKRRRQRWSSRRIAQHTGLPLSSVGRELRRLGLGRLPRVEPPRRLVRYERARPGELVHLDVKKLGRIGVVGHRIHGDRTRRTRGRGWEFVHVAIDDHTRIAYVEVLPDETAPTAAAFLARAVAWYAALGIVVERILTDNGSCYRALPFAEQALTLGVGQRFTRPYRPQTNGKAERFIRTLLAEWAYERPYGRSGWRTRALPHYLSFYNTERRHSALGDRTPAQRLALYLSTTC